The DNA region CCCTAAGCGCGCATTCTCGTGACTGGGCGTCGGCTTTGATTAGCCCGGCGCTCGTCGCTGCGCTGCAATAGGAAGGTATCGAAGTTGCTCGCCTGATTCGCGAACGAGGGCCGCACTGGAACGCCTCTCTCTTCGCTTTACTGATTCTGCTTTTCGCGCGCGATCTGCGCGACCGTGGCTTTCGTTGAGCTTATGTAATCGTCCGGCGCAATGAGGATCTGCAGCCCTCGCATTCCCGCCGAAATCGAAATCACATCCCAGAGATAGACCGTCTCGTCCACGAAGGCCGGATACGGTTTCTTGCATCCGAACACCGTCACGCCGCCTCGTATGTAGCCCGTCAACGGCTGAACCTCTTTGAGCGGAGCCATCTCGATCTTGCGGTCGCCGCTGGCCTTCGCGAGCGCCTTCAGATCGAGTTCAGCGTTGCCGGGCACAACCGCAAGGCAGATGCCATTGCGGTCACCGCGTGCCACCAGCGTTTTGAATACCTGCTCCGGTGGAAAGCCGACCTTCGCCGCTACCGTCTCCGCTGAGAGATCGTCGGGATCGACCTCGTACTCGCGAAGCTCGTACTTCACTCCGAGTTCATCGAGAATCCGCGCTGCGTTCGTCTTGCTCATCGCTCTTTAGACCGCGCTCTCTCGAACTGCTCGACGCGTTCGCGGACGCCCAGAACGTGAATTGGCAGCGCGAGCCGCGAGCCTTCTTCAATCACGGGAATCAGCTTGTCGAAATCCGGGCCCGAGTGCGTACCCGTCACGGCAATGCGCACGGGATGGAACAGCTCCTTCCCCTTGACTCCGGTCTCGGCCTTCACTTCATTCAGAATCGCTTTGAAGCGTTCCGCTGGCAGTGGCTGTGCCTCGGCGTTGATCTTTGCTGCAAAAGCATCCAACACCTTTGGCGTGGTCGCCGAGTTCATCACCTCGGCGTTGTCCCGCGACGTTAGTGCCGCCGTAGCGTCGTAGCCCAGTGTTTTCGCCGCACGTTCAGGCATCTGGTCGAGCTTGTCCACATACGGCGCGAGTACTCCGACCAGCCTTGCGAACCACGTCTCGAACTCCGGCGCAGGTTGCTGTGGCAAAATGCCAGCGGCGACAAAGAACGGACGCGCCAGTTCGACAATCCGCTCAGGCTTCGATTCCTTGATGTAGTGACGGTTCAGCCAGTACAACTTTTCAAAATCGAAGATCGCGGGCGAAGGCGTTACCCGTCGCAAGTCGAATTCCTTGACCAGTTCTGCCGGCGAGAATATCTCGCGCGCACCGCCTGTTGGTGCCCAACCCAGCAGCGCCATGTAGTTCATCAAGGCTTCCGGCAGCACACCCATGTCGCGAAAGTTCGCTACCGAAGTCGCGCCGTGGCGCTTTGAAAGACGCTCGCGATCCGGTCCGAGGATCGTAGAAAGGTGCGCGAACTCCGGCACTGGCCACTCCAAGGCTTCATACACCGCAACCTGCTTCGGAGTGTTCGACAGGTGATCGTCGCCGCGAATCACGTGCGTAATCTGCATCTCTGCGTCATCGACGACGACAACGTAGTTGTAAACCGGCACGCCGCTGGAACGCACGATGATCGGATCGCTCACCACTTCGTTCGAGAACTCGACCGCGCCACGAACCATGTCGTGGAAGCGAATCGGATGTTCCGGAATCTTCAGCCGAATGGCGTAAGTCTCCCCTGCGTCTCGCCGTCGACGCACCTCTGCGAGATCGATGTTGCGGCATGTTCCGGGATAGTTTGGCTGGCGCTGTTCTTTCATGGCCAGCTCGCGATGAAGTTCCAGCTCCTCTACGGAGCAGAAGCAGTAGTAAGCCTTGCCTTCGGAAACCAGGCGCTCCGCGTGTTCCTTGTAGACGCCCAACTTGTCTGACTGCCGGTAGGGCGGAAACGGCCCACCTGCATCCGGCCCCTCGTCCCAGTCGATGCCGAGCCACTTCATATCTTCGAGCAGTTGCGTCTCGAAGCGAGTTTCGCTGCGCTCGACATCGGTGTCCTCTATGCGCAACACCATGCTTCCGCCCTGCTGGCGGGCGAACAACCAATTAAATAGCGCCGTGCGCGCATTGCCTACGTGCAGATGACCGGTGGGGGAGGGAGCGAAGCGGACGCGCACTTTCGCGCCCGAAGAGCCTGCTGGATGAGCCATGCAGAAATGTTAGCAGACACTCTCGGGCCGGAGTTGTCGGGCTGCGTTAGTATCCGTAAATGGATCGTCGCTCATTTCTGCGTGCCCTGGGAGTCAGCGCCACAATTGCATCCTTCGGCAACACCCGCGCGTTTACGCGGACCCACAAACCGCAGGTCGCCATCACCATGGACGATCCCAGGTTGCAGCAGGCGCATGGCCTTACGGGCGAACAAATCAATCGCAAGATTCTCGACGCCCTCGATCGTCACAAGGTGAAGGCTGCGCTATTCGTCTGCGGGATGCGCGTCGATAGCGATGCCGGACGCGCACTGCTCGGCACCTGGAGCGATGCGAAGCATACGCTCGGAAACCATACCTATTCGCACTGGTATCTGCATTCCAAGCGCATAACACTTCCTGCGTTCTGTGATGACATCGCCCGAGGTGAGAGCGTCGCCTCGACATTCCCGCAGTTTCGGAAGCTCTTTCGCTTTCCGTTCTTCAAGGAGGGCGAGACGGCAGAGAAGCGCGATGGCGTTCGCCGCTTCCTCTCGAACAAAGGCTACCGAATGGGACGCGCAACAATCGATGCTTCCGACTGGGCAATCGACGCCCGCCTGCTGGCTCGGCTCCAGAAGCAGTCCGACGCAGACCTGGCACCCTATCGCGATTTCTACCTCGCACATATCGCGGAGCGTTCGCGCTACTACGACGACCTCGCGCACCAGGTTCTGGGCGGCCCCGTGCGGCACACGCTACTCATCCACCACAACCTGCTGAACGCGCTTTTCCTCGACGATCTGCTTCGTTCCTACCGGGACAAGGGATGGCAGGTAATCAGCGCGGATGACGCATACAGAGATCCTGTGTACCAACGCCAGCCAGAGATTCTTCCTGCCGGAGAAAGCCTCATCTGGGCCTTGGCGAAAGAAGCGGGCAAGTTCGAGTCCATCCTTCGCTACCCGGGCGAGGACGAACCCTACGAAAAGCCGAGAATGGACGCGCTGAACCTCTGAACTGTAGCCGCCTGAACTGTAGTTGCACGCCCACCATAAAAATTGTCCTCCTGGGCGAGGGCGTAAGAAATCAGACTTCAGACATCAGTCGCCAGACGACTTGCAGTCAGACATGAATACGCTTTTCTCGTCGAGGCAGCACAGAGAACCCCATTCTCATCCTATGCTGCGTTACCTATTCTGGCCCGGACTTCATGTCGAACGCTGATTTTGGAACCCTGACGCTCCAGCTATTTTTGTTGATTGCAGCAGCGCACCTGCTTGGACACGTATTCACGCGATTGCGCCAGCCGCGCGTAATCGGCGAAATCCTCGCTGGCGTTCTTCTGGGTCCCTCGACTCTTGGTCACTTTGCCCCGGCGGTCGCAGCCGCAGTGTTCCCGGGCGGGACGGGCAA from Clostridia bacterium includes:
- the ybaK gene encoding Cys-tRNA(Pro) deacylase, whose amino-acid sequence is MSKTNAARILDELGVKYELREYEVDPDDLSAETVAAKVGFPPEQVFKTLVARGDRNGICLAVVPGNAELDLKALAKASGDRKIEMAPLKEVQPLTGYIRGGVTVFGCKKPYPAFVDETVYLWDVISISAGMRGLQILIAPDDYISSTKATVAQIAREKQNQ
- the gltX gene encoding glutamate--tRNA ligase; the encoded protein is MAHPAGSSGAKVRVRFAPSPTGHLHVGNARTALFNWLFARQQGGSMVLRIEDTDVERSETRFETQLLEDMKWLGIDWDEGPDAGGPFPPYRQSDKLGVYKEHAERLVSEGKAYYCFCSVEELELHRELAMKEQRQPNYPGTCRNIDLAEVRRRRDAGETYAIRLKIPEHPIRFHDMVRGAVEFSNEVVSDPIIVRSSGVPVYNYVVVVDDAEMQITHVIRGDDHLSNTPKQVAVYEALEWPVPEFAHLSTILGPDRERLSKRHGATSVANFRDMGVLPEALMNYMALLGWAPTGGAREIFSPAELVKEFDLRRVTPSPAIFDFEKLYWLNRHYIKESKPERIVELARPFFVAAGILPQQPAPEFETWFARLVGVLAPYVDKLDQMPERAAKTLGYDATAALTSRDNAEVMNSATTPKVLDAFAAKINAEAQPLPAERFKAILNEVKAETGVKGKELFHPVRIAVTGTHSGPDFDKLIPVIEEGSRLALPIHVLGVRERVEQFERARSKER
- a CDS encoding polysaccharide deacetylase family protein → MDRRSFLRALGVSATIASFGNTRAFTRTHKPQVAITMDDPRLQQAHGLTGEQINRKILDALDRHKVKAALFVCGMRVDSDAGRALLGTWSDAKHTLGNHTYSHWYLHSKRITLPAFCDDIARGESVASTFPQFRKLFRFPFFKEGETAEKRDGVRRFLSNKGYRMGRATIDASDWAIDARLLARLQKQSDADLAPYRDFYLAHIAERSRYYDDLAHQVLGGPVRHTLLIHHNLLNALFLDDLLRSYRDKGWQVISADDAYRDPVYQRQPEILPAGESLIWALAKEAGKFESILRYPGEDEPYEKPRMDALNL